The proteins below are encoded in one region of Merismopedia glauca CCAP 1448/3:
- a CDS encoding CBS domain-containing protein, whose product MDLILCHETVDFDALGAAIGLTRLMAGAKVVLTGGAHPAVGDFLALYRDEYALIERRAVHPQQIRNIVIVDAQKRDRLGKAAEWLDLAHLESIAIYDHHLHQDGDIKANIQQIEQVGATTTLIVEKIQAAGLELTPAEATVMALGIHVDTGSLTFAGTTHRDATALAWLMGQGVQLQVVAEYVEPGLSLPLQHFLKIALENLHTETIWGYKIGWILLNTEDYLPGLSTLASRLGDIAETDVLLLAATYDNEKLTIVGRSQIPGVELNQLFQPLGGGGHPQAAALTVKSTNPSETLAKLLEQLKKQVPRPLTALELMSSPARTIRPETTINEAQRILLRYGHSGLPVVDRQDQLVGIISRRDIDLALHHGFSHAPVKGYMANSIKTITPETLLPEIESLMVTYDIGRLPVLANGQPVGIVTRTDVLRQLHRLNRHTPRTELVVGFNREFTINLAKYLPLPLWEIMTQAAQAATARGWQLYVVGGSVRDLLLAKQEGNKSPAMQDIDLVVDGFDQTADVGAGVELAKTLQPLYPESRLEIHGAFQTAALLWHKHPVLGSLWIDIATARTEFYPYPAANPEVEASSIRQDLYRRDFTINALAVRLTSNHAGEVLDFFGGAIDLKERKIRVLHPNSLIEDPTRIYRAVRFAVRLRFTIEAQTEAYIRYAINSGVYQRSLLAHKKAPALQTRLKTELKYILQAPYWERAIQLLASLGALQCLHPTLQLNQKLWWLLRLVDRWLRRFDRQDNLVHWLLRLEVLLLGLETSDRQSVAYNLQLPNDSLERLSHLETYQTKIESGLSEFEQVSQIVKLLQNYDLPTLILVALRSEHRPTRQTIWKYLTIWKQVKSPLNGNDLKTLGYPPGALYKEILEDLLAATLDGRVSDRLTAQTYLAQKYSL is encoded by the coding sequence ATGGATCTGATTTTATGCCATGAAACTGTTGATTTTGATGCTTTGGGTGCAGCTATTGGCTTAACGCGACTGATGGCGGGAGCTAAAGTAGTTTTAACTGGAGGCGCTCATCCGGCGGTAGGAGATTTTTTGGCATTGTATCGAGACGAATATGCCTTAATTGAAAGACGGGCGGTACATCCCCAACAAATTCGGAATATTGTGATAGTGGATGCTCAAAAGCGCGATCGCTTGGGTAAGGCGGCTGAGTGGTTGGATTTAGCACATCTAGAATCTATCGCTATCTACGACCATCACTTGCACCAAGATGGGGATATTAAGGCAAATATCCAACAAATTGAGCAAGTTGGGGCAACTACTACGTTAATTGTCGAAAAAATCCAAGCCGCAGGACTAGAATTAACTCCAGCCGAAGCCACAGTAATGGCGTTGGGAATTCATGTGGATACTGGTTCTTTGACTTTTGCGGGAACTACTCATCGAGATGCAACTGCCTTAGCTTGGTTAATGGGACAAGGGGTACAATTGCAGGTGGTGGCAGAATATGTCGAGCCTGGACTGTCTTTACCTTTACAGCACTTCCTCAAAATAGCTTTAGAGAACTTACATACCGAAACCATTTGGGGATATAAAATCGGTTGGATATTGCTTAATACTGAAGATTATCTGCCTGGTTTGTCTACTTTAGCCTCCAGGTTAGGGGATATAGCCGAAACAGATGTTTTATTACTAGCAGCAACTTACGACAACGAAAAACTGACAATTGTGGGACGCTCTCAAATTCCTGGGGTAGAACTCAATCAATTATTTCAGCCTTTAGGGGGTGGTGGACATCCTCAAGCCGCAGCTTTAACAGTTAAATCGACTAACCCTTCAGAAACTTTAGCTAAACTCTTAGAACAGCTTAAAAAACAAGTTCCCAGACCCCTAACGGCGCTTGAACTCATGTCATCCCCCGCCCGTACCATTCGCCCTGAAACTACCATTAACGAAGCCCAAAGGATTCTGCTACGCTACGGTCATTCTGGTCTGCCTGTGGTCGATCGTCAAGACCAGTTAGTTGGGATTATCTCTAGAAGAGATATCGACTTAGCTTTACACCACGGGTTCAGTCATGCACCAGTTAAAGGTTACATGGCAAATAGTATTAAAACCATTACTCCTGAAACCTTGTTACCAGAAATTGAGTCATTGATGGTGACTTACGATATTGGGCGTTTACCAGTTTTAGCCAATGGACAACCTGTGGGGATTGTCACCCGTACCGATGTTCTTAGACAACTCCATCGCTTGAACCGCCATACTCCTAGAACCGAACTTGTGGTGGGATTTAATCGAGAATTTACGATAAATTTGGCTAAATATCTGCCTTTGCCTTTGTGGGAAATTATGACTCAAGCTGCTCAGGCAGCTACTGCTAGGGGATGGCAGTTGTATGTAGTGGGAGGTAGCGTTAGAGATTTGCTATTAGCAAAGCAAGAGGGCAATAAATCTCCAGCAATGCAAGATATAGATTTAGTAGTCGATGGATTTGACCAAACCGCCGATGTGGGCGCTGGAGTAGAACTAGCGAAAACCCTACAACCGTTATATCCTGAAAGCCGCCTAGAAATTCATGGAGCCTTTCAAACGGCAGCTTTGTTATGGCATAAACATCCAGTCTTAGGTTCATTATGGATTGATATTGCTACTGCCAGAACCGAGTTTTATCCCTATCCCGCCGCTAATCCTGAAGTAGAAGCAAGTTCCATTCGCCAAGACTTATACAGACGAGACTTTACAATTAATGCTTTAGCAGTGCGACTGACATCTAACCATGCTGGAGAAGTTTTAGACTTCTTTGGGGGAGCAATTGACCTTAAAGAGCGAAAAATAAGGGTATTACACCCAAATAGCTTGATTGAAGATCCCACTCGGATTTATCGAGCGGTAAGATTTGCTGTCAGGTTGAGATTTACGATTGAGGCGCAAACCGAAGCCTATATTCGCTATGCAATTAATAGTGGAGTTTATCAGCGATCGCTCCTCGCGCACAAAAAAGCTCCAGCTTTACAAACTAGACTCAAAACTGAGTTGAAATATATTCTCCAAGCACCCTATTGGGAAAGAGCAATTCAACTTTTAGCATCTCTAGGGGCTTTGCAGTGTCTACATCCTACATTACAGTTAAACCAAAAACTCTGGTGGTTGCTGCGTTTGGTAGATAGATGGCTGCGACGATTCGATCGCCAAGACAATTTAGTTCACTGGCTGCTGAGGCTAGAAGTCCTGCTTTTAGGCTTAGAAACAAGCGATCGCCAGTCAGTTGCTTATAACCTACAGTTACCTAATGATAGCTTAGAAAGATTGAGCCATTTAGAAACTTACCAAACCAAAATTGAGTCTGGTTTGTCTGAGTTCGAGCAAGTCAGTCAGATTGTCAAACTTTTGCAAAATTACGATTTACCCACTCTAATACTAGTAGCCTTGAGGAGCGAACATCGCCCCACCCGTCAAACCATCTGGAAATATCTTACTATCTGGAAACAAGTAAAATCGCCTCTCAACGGCAACGATCTCAAAACCTTGGGTTATCCACCAGGAGCATTATACAAAGAGATACTAGAAGACTTGCTCGCAGCGACTTTAGATGGTAGGGTAAGCGATCGCCTAACTGCTCAAACATATTTGGCTCAAAAATACTCACTATGA
- a CDS encoding SidA/IucD/PvdA family monooxygenase: MALPTYIDLTVIGSGPHALTLVTHLLQKKKSMRRRFLVFDPSGVWMDRWHHQFAALEIPHLRSPAVHQPDPDPHALRTFAESRRNELFAPYDLPGTRLFQDFCQSVISKWELEDCVYPAQVMAIKALERRNAGFSLDLSNGQTIIARRVAIASGGGMPNFPDWVGQIPDNYPGDRLLHSNYVDLRRLQLQGERVLIVGGGLTSGHLAVGAIQRGAKVLLVSRRSVYQKLFDADPGWLGPKYLKDFWTEPDWLARWEMIQQARNGGSMTPEMLTQLRRLERDGKIDFYERCQVSQARWKEDRWHVCCDNSAVHECINREPIDRIWLATGSQLDALQQPLLQDVLDRYPTKMAKGLPVVDEYLRWQGCELFIMGGLAALQVGPTARNLSGARAASDRIVPALTKASLALNS; this comes from the coding sequence TTGGCTTTACCAACTTATATCGACCTTACCGTTATCGGTTCTGGGCCCCATGCTTTAACTCTAGTAACGCATTTATTGCAGAAAAAGAAATCCATGCGCCGACGGTTTTTAGTCTTCGATCCTAGTGGTGTCTGGATGGATCGATGGCATCACCAATTCGCAGCTTTGGAAATTCCCCATCTGAGGTCACCTGCGGTACATCAACCAGATCCCGATCCCCACGCTCTGCGGACTTTTGCCGAATCTCGCCGCAACGAGTTATTTGCTCCTTACGATCTACCAGGAACTCGACTTTTTCAAGATTTTTGCCAGTCAGTAATTAGTAAGTGGGAGTTAGAAGATTGCGTGTATCCGGCTCAGGTAATGGCAATTAAAGCCTTAGAGCGCCGTAATGCTGGTTTTTCCTTAGATTTATCAAATGGTCAAACAATTATTGCCCGCAGAGTCGCGATCGCTAGCGGTGGCGGAATGCCTAATTTTCCAGATTGGGTAGGGCAGATTCCGGATAACTATCCAGGCGATCGCCTACTACATTCAAATTACGTTGATTTACGAAGATTGCAACTTCAAGGGGAGCGAGTTCTAATCGTGGGAGGGGGGCTGACAAGCGGTCATTTAGCAGTTGGGGCAATTCAGCGAGGGGCAAAGGTTTTACTTGTATCGAGGCGATCGGTATACCAGAAATTGTTTGATGCTGATCCAGGTTGGTTAGGTCCCAAATATTTGAAAGATTTCTGGACAGAACCGGATTGGTTGGCGCGTTGGGAAATGATTCAACAGGCGCGCAATGGTGGTTCTATGACTCCAGAGATGTTAACTCAACTGCGTCGTTTAGAAAGAGATGGCAAGATTGATTTCTACGAACGGTGTCAGGTGTCTCAAGCCAGATGGAAGGAGGATCGTTGGCACGTCTGTTGCGATAATTCAGCCGTACATGAGTGTATTAACAGGGAACCCATAGATCGTATTTGGCTGGCAACTGGAAGTCAATTGGACGCGCTGCAACAGCCCTTACTCCAAGATGTTTTAGATAGATATCCAACTAAAATGGCAAAAGGTTTACCAGTGGTAGATGAATACTTGCGCTGGCAGGGATGCGAGTTATTTATCATGGGCGGATTGGCTGCGCTGCAAGTGGGCCCTACGGCTCGAAATTTGTCGGGTGCGAGGGCAGCAAGCGATCGCATTGTTCCAGCATTAACTAAAGCTAGTTTGGCGTTAAACTCATAG
- a CDS encoding GTP-binding protein: MPSLNVTLVSGAPGAGKTTWIRQQAEAEAGAVVYVNVGSGETSVDSTYLAAEATKLVVLQIGQLSDFLKDPSVQIAQKIAECAVYIELGFHIDLYSLVLPENIANCRRVVLLSPEAPQSEWHKWADIVVAGAETRINLSSPHFWRSPLTGQVIDFNSLDTFWYELTAGAYGTIQRAKGIFDISDGRSLYFDFAARERDIGSLELNLPRWLDGRPQRFSGIEIVGEGLDSEAIAQTLESSCLEDRAIAYYQQKIKESLATGGNKS; encoded by the coding sequence ATGCCATCTTTAAACGTCACGTTAGTTTCTGGTGCGCCTGGTGCTGGTAAAACCACCTGGATACGCCAACAGGCTGAAGCTGAGGCTGGAGCAGTTGTCTATGTAAATGTAGGTTCGGGGGAAACTTCCGTCGATAGTACCTATTTGGCAGCAGAAGCTACCAAACTGGTAGTCTTACAGATCGGTCAGTTGTCTGATTTTTTAAAAGATCCGTCAGTGCAAATTGCTCAAAAAATAGCTGAATGCGCTGTCTATATCGAACTAGGATTTCATATAGATCTATATTCCTTAGTTTTGCCCGAAAACATAGCAAATTGTCGTAGAGTTGTCTTATTATCGCCGGAAGCTCCCCAGAGTGAATGGCACAAATGGGCGGATATCGTCGTTGCTGGGGCTGAAACTCGGATTAATTTATCATCTCCTCATTTTTGGCGTTCTCCTCTAACCGGACAGGTTATAGACTTTAACAGTCTCGATACCTTCTGGTACGAACTAACTGCTGGGGCTTACGGTACTATTCAACGAGCTAAAGGCATTTTTGATATCAGCGATGGGCGATCGCTTTACTTTGATTTTGCGGCTAGAGAACGAGATATCGGCTCTCTAGAACTCAATTTACCCCGTTGGCTCGATGGTAGACCGCAGCGCTTTAGCGGGATTGAGATTGTGGGGGAAGGACTTGATAGCGAAGCGATCGCCCAAACCTTGGAAAGTTCTTGTTTGGAAGATCGAGCAATTGCCTACTATCAACAAAAAATTAAAGAATCGCTAGCAACAGGAGGCAATAAGTCATGA